TTATCAACGTACGTAGTTTATCCAAACTGGTCATCGGtatgtttgaattttataaCGAAAGATTGCGACCGATATTGAATGAGAATCGGTATTTAGAGAATTGGGTTCATCTATGTCGTGAAATATGGCACAGTGCTCCGCATGGTTTGAGGCGATCGGCAATTGAGAAAATATCATCCAACTTCAGGCGTTCAATTAATATTGGTTTTGCTTTCGAGTCCCTATTGACTGCGCTTATGTGCGCAACCTTCGAGGAGAGAAGATTTTTTTGGGATTGGTGCTGGACTGATTTGATCGAATGCAAAAATACCGAAGAATTGCAGCAAACAATGGACATTTGTTTCGAAAACGGCGATGCAATTATACAATACAAAGAGAACGTTATGGCAACTTCTGAATATGTACAGTGTCACTGCGACGTGTTATTGTCCAAgccggattttgaaaaattgaacgattttgtgaatttttgctttcttaACGAAGACACAGCGAGACCTTTCAAGCAGAAATTGCTAGAGTCAAATTTCCTCCATAAAAACCCTATTTTTGAAGATAGTCATTTTGGCCAAGCAACGCAATTCAACAAGTTCATCAACGATGCTTATAACAACACTACTCttgcaacaaaatttaaaagtcaTCTGATGTCTATCCCTATAATTCGATGTTTTACACTTTGTGATGAGCGGATATGCCCTGACCGCCTACGCGTTGCTTAATGTAATTTCCCCTCAACGCAGTTTTATGATCTTGCCGGCCTTAGGCAAGATTATGCGAATCTTACTGTAGGGGCGTGATCAAGGCTATCGTGCGACAATTCTGTCGAAGCAGAGGCTTAGCTCCTGCTTCGTATTCTCTAGAAAAATCAGTCTTAAAAGTAACGAGTTCGCGATAGTTCCTCTTAAGCTCACCTAACCAGCTAAATAGATGACCAGGGAGCCCTGCCTAGGCTCTCTGGAAGTCAAACATTGAAGTACCCATCTCTGGATGGTGATTTTGAACTTATAACATGTCCGTCGTTAATTTCCTGCGTACGGATATGGTACTATTTTATATAACGCGATCGTCGTTAATTTCCCGCGTACGATCGTGGTACTTTTTTAGTCACTGGTATTGATTTATCCGGAAATCATACCTTTGTCTCTACAAAAATGGATCTCCGACCCAGACCTGCCGAagcgactattattggggtcgccagggagaggcaggcaatgTGAACATGCAAAACAGAAGTGTACTCAGACCAACCTAGGTAATCGTGTATCCTTTTATTCAGGGTTACGTGCACCCTTAATTTATCTAATTACGTTAAAATTATATCTTACGTAATTGTATTAATTGGTAGATGACGATGTGTTAATCATTTACCAATTGATCTATTTGTACCTTAGAAGCTGTTGTAATTTGCCTATATGTGTACTTTAATTTATCCCCTAAACCAATCTTCCGAGCCTAGCTTGCTAGCTTGCGTGCGTTGTACTTTGCCGCCTAATCTTGGCCGGTTAGGCATGCCATTGTATCGTCATGGCAAAACAGAATAATTTACGTTTTGACcctttgtaaattatttggtatAATCTGCTCATTTTTGTATATAtttcttgattaaaataattatacataAATGCTCCTTTCGTTATCATTTCATTGAACCCTAAAAGGTAACTAAAGGATTGTTCTTAAGTGAATAGTGTAGTTTGATTGACTAAAGTCTCTCCATCTTGAGCTAATCAGGCGTCTAAGAAAGATTTTCTCTCTTAACGAATATTTCTTAGAATTAGCCTAACacaaaattataggaatttCTCTCATACTCGATCATATTCATCCTCACTACCTAAACTAGTCATTCCTACTTTCACTATTATAACTTCATTGGGGTATTCTCAGTCAAAGCCCATGGCCTAAGCAGTCAAATGAATTCATGGAATTTATCGAAACGTTTGTTTCAACCGAACGAAAGCTGAAAAGGATAAAAATGCTGCTGATTAATCAttggaagaaaaatgaatttattgttACTTACGCCCGTCATTATCGTTTTCGTCACGAATGTTCCCGTTCCGTAGATCAGTTTTTGTTGTGGTGTTTGGAAAGTGACgaagaagttggaaaatttaagCAAGCCTATGCCCTACGCTGGTGTACGGGAACTGATGCCCAGTGCTTCGCTAGAAGTCGCGTACTATTCCCTGACTTCGATAAGTTCTTGTTGTGGTGTTTGGGAAGTGATGAGGAAGTTGTAAAATTTAAGCAAACCCATTTCCGAGGCTCCATCACTCGGGCTTAATATCGATGTcgaatattttgagcaatttggaTTGATTAAACTAACATGAAAAAGTTATTGTGCTTACACAATTagatgtttatttttaattatttatgatCCTTTTGAATACATATAATGATGAATTCCCATTATTTTTAGATCTCTATTGTGTTTTTAGTATATCtgtgtacctatgtacctacctaagtaaagTTGATTCAATTCATGCTGCGTTATATTTGTTGATAATTATTCAccaattgaacttttttgaagtaTTCGACCTTGACCTTTGATTGAAGTCGCCACAGTGATTCAGTGGTTACATTTCATCGGTTGAAAGCGAGTCAAAATACTATCCAGAAACACCTAGGGCCCTACATATTAATAGTGTGTCTACTACATAGCACGGAAAAGGCACGAAATCGCGAAAATATTATCTGCAGTCTCTTCAGAAAGCataaaagtttccaaaaaattggcatcattatcaaaattttcggtgtttccaatttttattcaatttcttctGCTCCATATGtgttgaattataaattttcaaaggggAATATACTATTattggcacgacagaaaaaaatgatttgaacgacAAAATAGGGTATTTCAACGACAATAATAATTGTTAACGACGGTTCAGCACGACAATTTAGGTAATACGAACGAAAATTCGATTTCATATAACAACGAAagaaatatacttacctaatccACATCCGAATACaatttttaggccaaaaaaattattgcctggaaaaatgaatgattccccgacaaacaaaattttcgaaaaaactcgTTCTTAAAGTTgagttcaaaaaagttttgcttttcaaaaaaatttgatttcttgcagaaatggttaaaaattatgaagaagTTAACTTAGGTATGTTTTGTGAAGCagggttttttttggtcaaaattttcaaaagttttcaagaataagtctttcttttttccagaattaccaaataaattttgctttttacaaatcgcaaaaaatcctgtttttttcaataactgcaatatgttttttattttttgaaaaaattttcctttcatgttttttttgtgtgaaattccaaaaaaataagtaagtagtccaaattgctaaaaattaatggaaagttgtactattttctttttttttttttttggtcaaaaccaccaaaaagatCTTTTGCTTTTCATCGAAACTTTGCCAaaataactgtcaaaaaatcttacttttcgtTAAAACTGCCCTAAATGTGTTTAAAATTTCTCTGATGAAAGTTTTCAATCCTCCAAATTACTCCCATCTCCTCCTATTGTCCAAAAGAGCAAAAAAGCACTACTTTTGTGCTGTCGATgaactgttgttttttttgacgtgctatttatcaatttttgtacgTGTAGCTCGTATTTTTCACGTCGTCCATTATAAATGTGTGAAAATTCCTAACCTAAAATGAAGTAGATACGTAATaaagtttattattattattatttttttttttttttggcaagatatCAACATTCTGATATTTTTACACGATTACTTGAAGCCTCCGCAGCGATTCTTCAATtctctctgtaatttccaaATTCCTTTGGAGGGGTCAAAAATATACTTCGGAACTCCTAACTTTAGTAAGTGCTTATTTTGGAAGGTTGTTTACCTAAAATTCCAGGAGTCGagttcaaaagcaaaattttgaccaatttgtaaattccaaaaaaaaaaagaaaaaatcaaatcttcaaaaaaatccatattaTATAGAGcgatttttacagcaaaatgttcTCACTATCACGTGACCCGAAAACAATTgtaatttgatgattttggagcttccagcaatttttaaaatttttccaaaaatttcaaatcatgtaGGAGTGGTCCAAAATGAATTCTAAAACATATCCCTGCGGTCGGTCTTTTAgagcgattttgaattttaaatgaaatttgagaataattgtatccttccccccccccccccccttcaatcATCTGGAACAACTTTTCTCTTAAAGGTGGCATCCTAAGCctaggaacattttgaagcaaacttgtcaaaaaaaaaagtatgcgTTGTAAGATTTTGCTTTCTAACATGATATTTGCACAAAATACCTATGTTTGTCTTATTGccatgtttaaatttttttcttcaaaagcttacaaatttgcaatattttaaaatttttcaatgttttttgatgattttttttttgaaaaagaaaaattggcagttattttcaaattatttgaagtATTAGCTTGTTAAATATGAAGCAAATAAGAAAATTCTGTTTAGCTTGATATTCCCAACattattcttatttttatcATGTGAATGCAATTCGAAATCTAAGTACTTACACCCAAGAGAAAATGCTTGGATATGATTAAGTCCGGTGAGATTTTGTTGGATGtaagatattttaaaattcgatccGGCCTGATAATTATACTTATATGATTAAATAAAGCCtctaaaaaatctttcaaaactgGCACATTATCTTTTAGACACAAAATTGTCTTTTATAGTTTaaattattatgtaggtacctatttatgaacTCACGAAATAACCTAAAAGGTTGAAGTGagtataatttcaaataaacaacaAAGCCACCAGCTGTTGTAGAATCAGCAAAGAAATAAATGGGCCCGAGGATgttcggatctgatctgatctgatctgatccagTGAAATATGTGATCAAACAGGTCTTTATTGGTCTAGACACTGCTGATAATAATCAATCAGGTTTATGCGGATCTAATGAGATATTATCATATCAGGTAATCATTTCTTCCTGGTTAAAAATACCTATGATCAGGGCTTTTTTGTGGGGGGACGCAGGGGGACGCCGTCCCTCCAAAGAAAAGTTCgaaattatcaacaaatttccataaaaactaaaaaaaatgaacaaatttgaaaaaaatgaataaattttggtaactttttttaaaaatgttgaattattggaatagtaaagtgcgaaaacgagatcagaattacgatgtaaaattcgtaaatctaaaatttagcattcaagtttgCACCTCAGTACTTATCTTGCACGCCGGGGAGCCCGCTAAAGaattattgcacccccccccccccgtcgatcctctgggacaattttttccttaaagggggagtcctgaagaacatttctagcccttgtacttgaaaaaaagtgaccctacttacaaaatggcggccattttgattgacagatcagccgaaatcgcagattttgcgttccagcataggccttgcacgaaattttttaaactttacaaaagtagatcgaaagatcaggcaacaatttttcacctgtcaaaatttcaagtgctaaagtgcatttttagatttttggtgaatttttgaaaatcaaattcaggccaaaaatgagagaaaaaatcaaaatgttatcaaattgaccaagaaagctgaaatttgggatataccctattttcgacatgccaagtCGATTGGATACtgttcaaaccattttgagcagttttggagcctccagaaaatttttgaaactcgaaatttccacaaaatttcatcaaaatggagttggaaagctgaaatttattctgcaaactaatttcaatgcgctacgaagtactacaggtaaatttcaagtcgttttggagcctccagcgatttttttaaaattctggagcctccagcagatttttcaagctttaaatttttacaaaatttcatctatggagatggaaagctgaaatttatttcgcagacataatttcaatgcgatatgaagtcgactacatggtggtttcaaatggttttgaaacatccagctattttttgagaatttcaattttccaaaaaacgccatacgacctttcaaaaagtcgctggaggctccaaaacgacttgaaatccaccagcagtcgacttcgtagcgtattgaaattagtttgctgaatgaatttcgactttccatctccgtcgAGTTacaaaaaatctactagaggctccagtaaattttcaaaaagtcgctggaggctccaaaatgacttgaacccacctgaagtcgtcttcataaggtgttaaaattggagtgtagagtaaatttcagcttttcatctccatttgatgaaattttgtaaaaattcaaagtttgaaacttcgatttttctctctcaaaaattcaaattatgtacagtggcagggaggggagggggtggtatgaaaattaggggcTTGCAACTTTAATTTAGCGTCCCCctcagaaaagaaatacaaataaaGGCCAGCCTATGATGCATGTTCGAATTATCGAATTTATCCAATTTGATAACCTGAGTAGACATTTTGAATcttttgagtaggtactcaTTCCTCATCATTAATTTGACTATTACGATTCCAGGTGTGCATTGAAATCGAACCGAGTCAAGAAGCAGAAATGGCTGAAATAACACCCGACCACGTCTATGATGCTGCTCAATCTACTCTCGTAACCCTGAAAGAATTATCAGCGATAGCCGTTGCTCTGAAAATATGGAACTgcgaaatgaataaatatcgAACGAATGACAAATTGGaagaattcaattcaaaaaaactacCAATATTAGGaacaaaaaatcctgatttacCAACTGCCATCGATACCATGATCAGAAAATATGCTTCAGAATTTGGACTTTCAGTAGACAAGTGGCTGAAACGGCATCACAAAAGAGTACTGCATTGTCATTACAGTCATCCAAACTATATTTTGGAACACTTCGATGACTTTGTATGCGATTACGACGGCGCTATTGATTATATTAGGacagccgaacgtatgatgTGTTGCGataaatttggccaagtcgagaaatttaaaatatcttgtacatattttttcgaagacaATGTCAGACGAATTTGGCCATTTATACGCAAAAATATAGGCTTGGGCTGTATTCATTTTCGCGATTGCCCCGAATTATATTATTGGATTTGCTGCCTTAGAAATGAATTAAATAAGATACCAATCAACCGCAATGCGGGAAATAATACTGTCGACGAAGAAATGCTAGACAATTGCATGCCTTACAATAGATCATctgtagaatatttttggaatcgtataccTTACCAAAGCCAAGTTCGAAAAGCTTTGCAACTTCATAAGCGTGGAACGGTAACATTTATTAAATTCACTTTACCGAAATTCGATGCTCAACAGCTCGATGAATTTGTCAATAACGAAGATTGTGATCTGATGCACACTCTGTTGAAACATGAGCGTCTTAATGAAAGATTTATAGCTCAAGCTTGGATGCGCATAAGAAATATAATCAACGAGCGTAATTTTACCAAACTAGTCGTGGAtatgtttgaattttataagGGTAAACTGCGACCTGGAGCGATGGATAAGAATCAATTGTCTGAAAATTGGGTTCATCTATGTCGTGAAATATGGTGCAGTGCTCCGCATGATTTGAGGAGATCGGCCATTGAGAATATATCATCCGACTTCTGGCGTGCAATTAGTCGTGATTTTTCTTCCGAGTCCTTATTGATTGTGCTTACGTGGGCAACTACCGAGGAGAGAAGCTTATTTTGGAGTAAGTGCTGGCCCAATTTAATCGAATGCAAAAATACCCAAGAATTGCACCAAATTATGGAAATATGTTTCGAAAACGGCGATGCAATTATTCAATACAAAGAGAACGTTATGGCATCTAGCGAACATCTACAGAATCTCTGCCGCGGGTTATTGTCTGAgccggattttgaaaaattgaatgattttgtgaatttttgttttcctaaCGAAGATGCAGCGAGACTTTTCAAGGTTCAGTCGCTAGAGTCAAATTTCCTCCGTAGAAACcccgtttttgaagaaaaccaTATTGTTCAAGCAACACAATTCAATAAGTTCATCAACGATACCTATAACAACACTACTCTCgctacaaatttcaaaaatcatctgtTGTCTTTGCCTGGGATTCGTTGTTTTAGACCTCGGCCATGGCACAATAAGATCGAATTGTCTAAGCAGTTAATTGAATTCATGAAATTTATCGAAACATTTGTTTCAACCGAACGAAAGCTGAAAAGGATAAAAATGCTGGTAATTGATCATTGGAAGGAAGATGGATTTATTGTTCagttttctcgtttttttggttttagccACGAATGTGCTCGTTCCCTTGATCAGTTTTTGTTATGGTGTTTGGAAAGTGACGAAGAAGTTGGCAAATTTAAGCAAACATATGCCCTACGCTGGTGTACGGGAATCGATGCCCGGTACTTCGATGTAATTTTCCCTGACTTTGATCAGTTTTTGTTGTGGAATTTGGGAAGTGATGAGGAAGTTGTAAAATTTAAGCAAACCCATTTCTGAGGCTCGAACACTCACGCTTAATATCGATATagaatattttgagcaatttggaTTGATTAAACTAACATGAAAAAGTTATTGTGCATACAATTAgatgtttatttttaatgttttatgaTCCTTTTGAATGTAGTTATAATGATGAATTCCTATTATTTTTTGATCGCTACTCTGTTTTTAGTACCGACCTAAGTAAAGTTGACTCGATTTGTACTGcgttatattttttaataattattcatcaatGAACCTTTTTGAAGTGTTCAACCTTGACCTTTGGTTGAGGTCCTCAGAGTGATTCAAAGGTTACATTTCCACGATTGAAAGCGAGTCGAAATATGGTCCAGAAAAACTTTGTACTTACATATGAATAGAGTGTCTACCGGCACGAAAATGCGAAAATAGtattgaaatttcttcagagcacacaaaaatttctaaaaaattgacgtcattatcaaaattatcgtcgtttccaattttcattcaatttcctCTTTTCCttcacttcttgaattataaattttaaaaatgctctcTGCattaaattttctagaaaactaCATCCTTTAAAGCTGAAGAATTAACGTCTGAAAAACCGATTCTCAtgtcaataaaataatatttttagaatCATTTTTCGACCAGCGTATCGTATAAGCTGAAACTTGAAGCGTCAAAACTTACTGAATGAACTTTGAAACGTCTTATTTGCTTTTGTGTTGTGGAAAATTATGCTACCTAAGTACTTATAAACTTGGAAATTCGCTGAGAATGGAATCAAAATCAGTGCATGTTTATCACCACGTTAGCaaccaacttttgaaattcaatatttttttacgaattcaaGAGTTGGTTGctgaagttcaaagttgtaaGTAAGAAAAGTgcacaatttatccaaaattgtgaatttcCCCTCTGGTTTTCTAAAATTGTTAACCATAAATGGTTCAAGAAAATAATACAGGAGAAACTATTTCAAATCACAAGTTTCCCTTTGCTCTCACTTCGCTTTGGTCACTcggctttttttttcaaattttctgaaaaatgattgtaCAAGAACAATGAGACACTTAGTTTCACAAAATCTTTAGCAAGGAATAGTAAGTTTtcttatcgaaaaaaataaatttttcttgaattttttttaacgtttctATATTAATTCGAGCGAAAATCTTTCTGTTGTGAGAATTATTATTTGTAGAGAGTCcattttctactcgtatttcctTAATGATCAATCAAGCATCCACATTCcagaaaatgtgtaaaaattcaaaacctaaAATAGATTACATAAtgagagcttttttttttttggcaagatatCATCTGGTGTGTTACACGATTACCtacttggagcctccagcgatttttcaattttctccgggaatttcaaatcgctttgaaggggccaaaaataaactttggaaACTCAGTGCTTATTGGGTGCTCTGTCGACGTTCTAGGTTGTTGAACTACGAGTCAAATTCCAGGAGTcgaattcaaaagtgaatttttgacaaatttgtaaattccagaaaataacttgtaggtaattttttttctcgaaaatgaaaaaaaatgtaggtccAATTTTTGctatgttattctacatgaaaaaaactacaactgagaattttttcggaatttttactCACGGACATCATGGGTATTatgtatttaaattataagtttttaaatcgatttttttaggtatttgaaagtggcaatactgattttgacatcattcgtcgtctcgtcaattaccctctcaaagtactacaatttgaaaaaaaaatcaaaattctataccacgtacagtCGTACAACCTCAGCAATTTGcaactaaaattttccattttcgtttcggccattttggagaactttgaagccccacagcttgcgtaattcgtcatcgtttgatgacctctacacatcgCACTTCGGGATGTAGTATAAGTACCCCTTGCTATCATGGGATAGACTGTACTTACTACATGAATTCGAAGAGCTTACGTCAGAGAATAAATCTAGAGTGGGAAATGGAAAAGTTTATGacgctaggtacttacctacctagcgGCAGTATGTTTTTATTCGATGTAATAGTAAGAACGTGTGATATATGTTCGACcgtttttttatcttttattattcaatttgcaATGTAAAGTGTTTCTAATTCGAATGATTAATTaaactatttttcaatgatctaaTATTTGTGTCGTGAAAGTTAATTTGCTCAAAGGAACATGTTTTTCTGATTGATTCAAGTATTGGATCTAATGGAGTAAGTCATATTTTCGAGTACACCGGCATGGCTGGGACTTGATCCCATGCCAGTTCCGGTCAGAATATAGGTCTTATTTCATAGTTAGGTTTAGAGATAGCCAAGGTAAATGGCTCCGTTAAAATCTGAGTACGAAATATCCAAGGTAATGGTTTAGTGGTTAGATTCAATTAGATAGTCTAGTTAAAGACTTAATAGGacctaattaataaaatgaGATGATCTCGGAGTAGATCTATTAAGACAGTACCATCTATTTTCTCCCTTGAGGTTGAAATGTACGTAATTCTTAGCTAATTACAATTCGAATTATATAATTAGGACAAGTCCAAAACATGATTGTCGTTTTGATAGGCTCTgcctattttgtaaataatgtgTAAATCTCCCCTCTCTTTTGGTTTCTTGCTTGTTAATTCGAAtcatattatcattattttcgatAGAGCTTAATTTTATGTTGATAGGTAGGTTTCCTTTTATCCTAAATACCCATCCCAATAATCCAATATGTGAATCCTTTTATACCTACAACACTCGCTACTCTCCCTagtctaaaaatattcatcaatttcctaatacctatccaacataaaattaaaatggcgcccaacgtggggctagGGCTTAGTGTGTGTAAATAGGTTcaattacctaattaaaattattaattttcgatctttttgtgtcaaaattccaTTCGAACATGTGGTTCAAATTTTAACATGAAAATAGGATTCGAATAACAAATAGGCCTAGATTAGTTTTATATCGTTATCGCAATGTGCCATTCTCTCGCCTTTAGGAAAGTTCGGTCAGTCtcggataggtaggtactgaattggtaggtacctatcttcctAGGGGTATTTGCGTGTGAGAGAGAATGTTTTAACTCGTGCATAATTGTACTAGCCTTCTAACGCGATAAAATTGTAACAGAAAAGTACCAGACCATCGAATGCAACGAGTACCAACGAGAAACGAACGAGATAACGATTACTCTTCAGCTGCTACAAAGTACCAGAATTGCTTAGCATTAGAAATAAAACATGTTACAACTAGATTTACGTTCAAGTACGTTGTATTGCTATGGCAAGGCAGGGTTTGAGTAATAAAGGCCGCTAAATTATTTTCCCCTCTCCCGCATATGTTCGAACACCCGAGTGTTTGAAATATGCCTTAGTATTAGTAtgtgtttttataataaaatcaccagaaaatcaaataaaaaaaaaaaaaaattacgtgtaGAAAAATCGACACTCGCGTCGACTAAATTCCAAGAATCGTAGGATATTTTTCTAGATATTGTTATTGTGATGTCgagtcgccattttgtaatgcTTATCTCTATTGTCTATTTCCAAACGATCGCAGTGTTTTGATACAAGCTCTTTGAGTATTCTTTCTACTTTCATTCGATGAACATCGTTGATTTTGCGTCGcgtaatttttcatctatttatgctttgttttttgcgatttttaattcgaataaaTGATGCGATCGTGTAATTAATGAGTAATTGATTAACGTAAAGGATTTTGTGGAGTTAAGTGCGATTTATTCGTGTTATTGTTCGATTTCGGTATCTCATCAGATCCAGCCGAATACGTTATCTTTGTTTACCTTTTGGAATCGCTTGTTTTCGTATTGATATTTACTATGACTTCGATTGAGGTaaagattttggaattttgtctagatatgtgttgtatttttcttttgtgtGTATTTGTGTAAGCTCAAAAGTATTTTACGTGCCAAAATTGGTTATGTGAATAACCTGGCGCCTGACGTGAGTATTTGTTTCCTTTTAGATTTGTTTCATGCACGTCAGGTATTTTTGAGCTGTTAGGTTAGTTTGTGTTAATGTTAGAGTAGAATTCGAATGTAAAACCATTACCTAAGGATTCGAATAGTTAGGGAACTAGGTTCAGTTAGGGATTTAGTTAGTTAGGAATATTCTGACCGGAACAAGCCATTGGTGTGCTTGAGTCTCCATTAATTCGATTTGTATACAGTGAATAGTGAAGAAGAATTCAACGTTGCTGATATCGACGATTCGATTGTAGACATTCGATCATTCGATCCAGCTATCATCAACTTTACGATAAATAGTAGTGATATTAATCTCGAAATTTCGAATAACGAAGAAAGCGACGATTCTGTTCAAACGATAACCGAAGCAGACGATTCAATTGAACGAGAACTTCGCGGTATTCGAGACCAGTTTAACGAAACTCGATCCAATTTCTCCGACGACGAATTCGAATTACCTAAAAAGTCCAGAAAATCTCGCAGTTTGTcgaattcatcatcatcatcgattgCTTCTGCATCTCCAACTTCGATtacaaataaatttgaattattatcaACTGAAGAAAAGAAGAGTAAGCGTCAGTCTCGTCATCGTAGAAGAGCTAAACTTTTCTCTCCAGTTGGCCCACATTTACGTGCGATTTCACATCCGCCTGGTTTCTACAGAGAAACAAAACCAACGTTTCGACCTCGTACAAAAAAGACGTACGATTCTAACGACAGTGATTATCACGAAGTTCGCGAAGAAATACCTGTTGAAGAAATTGCTGAAGTATTCGACGAAGTCATGCAAGCTGAACTCGAGGAGTTGAGAGCTAAGTACGCTGATTTGCAAGCGACTGAGAGGTCTCTTCGCGAGAGATTGAATACTCGAGAATCTCTCCAGAATGATCCAGTTCCAGGAACGTCAACTGGAACCGGAGGTGTCTCTGCCAA
This region of Planococcus citri chromosome 5, ihPlaCitr1.1, whole genome shotgun sequence genomic DNA includes:
- the LOC135848253 gene encoding uncharacterized protein LOC135848253 isoform X7 → MAEITPDHVYDAAQSTLVTLKELSAIAVALKIWNCEMNKYRTNDKLEEFNSKKLPILGTKNPDLPTAIDTMIRKYASEFGLSVDKWLKRHHKRVLHCHYSHPNYILEHFDDFVCDYDGAIDYIRTAERMMCCDKFGQVEKFKISCTYFFEDNVRRIWPFIRKNIGLGCIHFRDCPELYYWICCLRNELNKIPINRNAGNNTVDEEMLDNCMPYNRSSVEYFWNRIPYQSQVRKALQLHKRGTVTFIKFTLPKFDAQQLDEFVNNEDCDLMHTLLKHERLNERFIAQAWMRIRNIINERNFTKLVVDMFEFYKGKLRPGAMDKNQLSENWVHLCREIWCSAPHDLRRSAIENISSDFWRAISRDFSSESLLIVLTWATTEERSLFWSKCWPNLIECKNTQELHQIMEICFENGDAIIQYKENVMASSEHLQNLCRGLLSEPDFEKLNDFVNFCFPNEDAARLFKVQSLESNFLRRNPVFEENHIVQATQFNKFINDTYNNTTLATNFKNHLLSLPGIRCFRPRPWHNKIELSKQLIEFMKFIETFVSTERKLKRIKMLVIDHWKEDGFIVQFSRFFGFSHECARSLDQFLLWCLESDEEVGKFKQTYALRWCTGIDARYFDVIFPDFDQFLLWNLGSDEEVVKFKQTHF